The nucleotide window TCCGATTTTTCCGGAGGTGATCACATTGCGCACAGCTTGTGCGTATTCGACTTGCGATGGCCGGAATTCAAAATAAGGCAGTTTTTTTGAAAGCGGACCTTTCGCGCCGAAAACATGATCAGGACTCAGATTCATTTGCATTTAACGCCAAGGCGCCAAGGTCGCCAAGAATTTTAGAATTAATCCTGTCTTGGCGTCTTGGCGTCTTGGCGGTTCCTATTTACCAATTCGGTTGGCATACAGTGGGAAGTCGTAGCAGAGCTTCTTCACTTCCTGGCGGATTTCAGTTTTGATCGATTCATTATCCCTGTTTTTCAAAGCTCCTGCAATCAAGCGGGCAATTTTCTGCATCTGTTCGGTACCCATTCTACGCGTTGTAAGCGCCGGAGTTCCGATTCGAATCCCGCTGGAGATCATCGGACTTTTGGTATCGTAAGGAATCGTATTTTTGTTGACAGTGATATCGACATCACCCAGTATTTTTTCTGCTTCTTTGCCGGTCAGGTTTACCGGTGTTAGGTCCAGCAAAAACAAATGATTGTCCGTCCCGCCCGTTACGATGCGCAATCCTTCCGCTGCAAGTGATTCAGCGAGAACTTTTGCGTTGCTGATAATGTCTTTTTGATACTCTGCAAAAGATGGCTGCAATGCTTCCAGAAAGGAAACCGCCTTTGCCGCAATCACATGGACCAGCGGACCACCCTGACCGCCGGGGAACAAGACCTTATCGATGTTTTTTGCCCAGGCTTCTTTGCACAAAATCATTCCACCGCGGGGACCTCTCAATGTCTTGTGTGTGGTGGTGGTAACAATGTCAGCATGGGGAACCGGCGAAGGGTGAAGTCCCGTTACCACAAGACCAGCAATGTGGGCGATATCAGCCATCAAAACCGCCCCCACTTCATCGGCAATCTTCTTAAAGCGGTCAAATTCGATCACGCGTGAATAGGCGCTGGCGCCGGTCATGATCACCTTGGGCCGGTGTTCGCGCGCAACCTGCTCCACTTGATGGAAGTCGATGCGCTCTGTTTCGCGCGTTACACCGTAGCTCACAACTTTGAAGTAAAGACCGGAAAAATTTAAGGGATGACCGTGTGATAGATGACCCCCCTGTGTTAATTCCATTCCCATCAGAGTATCGCCCGGTTTCATCACGGCCATGTATGCGGCGATGTTTGCCTGCGTGCCGGAATGCGGTTGCACATTCGCATGATCCGCCTTAAATAATTGCTTTGCCCGGTCGATCGCGAGTTGTTCCACAACATCGACAAACTGACAACCGCCGTAGTAGCGTCTGCCCGGATATCCTTCGGCATACTTGTTTGTAAATACAGAACCGAGCGCTTCCAGAACCGCGTCGCTTACAAAATTCTCTGATGCGATCAGCTCCAATCCGTCAGCCTGACGAACCGTTTCGTTTAAGATAGCTTCCGCGATGCGCGGATCCGTGCTCCATAAAGGTGATGATGACATTATTCCATTCCTTCCCATCGGGCAATTTTTTCGAGCCGTTTTTGATGACGGCCTCCTTCATATTCCGTTTGTAACCAGATTTGAATCATGGCTTCCACTTCTTCCGGCGAGTGTTTAACGCGGCCACCGAGTATCAGAATATTCGCATCATTGTGCTGCCTGCTCATTTGCGCTGTGAACACATCGTGACATAAGGCAGCGCGGACGCCTTTAAATTTATTTGCTGTGATGGACATTCCGATTCCAGTGCCGCAGCATAAAATTCCCCGGTTTCCGCTTTGAACTTCTTTCGCTACCAGAGCAGCATAATCCGGATAATCAACCGAATCTGTGCTGCTGGTCCCGAAATCGTGGTAGTCCACTCCCAGCGATTGCAGGATGATTTTAATCCGTTCTTTTAATTGATATCCGCCATGATCGCTGGCTATCGCTATTTTCATCTTTTTTTCACCGCAGAGAACGCTGAGATCGCGGCGCCCCCAAAAATACTTTTTTGTTTTTCTCTGCGTCCTCTGCGCTCTCTGCGGTTAAATGCTCTTGAAAAAGACAGTTCATCATACAATACTAGTGGGAACGCGTCCAATGCTGGAAAAATTACAACAACAATTAAAAGAGTCGATGAAAAGCAAGGACGAAATACGCACGTCGGTTCTCCGAATGCTCATTTCGGAATTCAAATATGCGCAAATCGAGAAGAGAGGCGCTCTGGATGAAGCAGAGTCGACTCAAGTTGTGAAACGAGCCATTAAGAAGCGCAAAGAAGCAATCGAAATGTATGAAAAAGGAGGGCGCGCCGATCTGGCTTCTAAAGAAAGCGCCGAATTAAAGATTCTGCAGGAATTTGTTCCGGCTGAAATGGATGAAGCCACAATTCGTCAAAAGGTTGATGAGGTGATCGCGGAGCTTGGGGCCAAAGACAAGAAGGATATGGGCCGCGTTATCAAAGAGGTGCTTGCGCGCTATAAGGGTTTGATAGACGGAAAGGTGGCGCAAAAAATTATCGGCGAAAAACTGGGTGGTTGAGCTAGATTCCGATTACTTGCAACCGGATTTCCCTTTCACGGGGTCCATCCAGCTCAGCAAAAATAATACTTTGCCATTCCCCTAAGGCCGGTTCACCATCCTGAACCAGGACGGTCTGGGAGTGGCCAAGTAGAATCGCTCTTAGATGGGAACCTGCATTATGCCGTTCGCAATCTGAGTATTCTGGGGAATTATGCTTCCAGCCTTTATCGTCTCTGACCCAGTCATGGAGAATCGTCTTGATATCATCCAGAAGCGCGGATTGGACTTCATTGACGAATAAAGCCGTGGTTGTATGGAGAGAGGTTATCAGTAAAAAGCCATCCCGGATGGAGGTGGATTTTACGAAATCCTTAACCTTTTGAGTAATATTATAAAGTTCGACTTTCTTGTCGGTTAAAAGCTTCAAAGTATGAGCTTTAACCGATAAACCCTGAGTTGTTAACATAGCTTTTACCTTATTGAGGGAATCACTTGAAAAGGCTGATTGATAATTGTATTCAGAAGTCGAGACCTAGTCAACATCGGGGGATTATACAGTGATTTTCGCCGCAGATTGGGTATTTCCCGTCACTTCCAGTCCGCTTTCGAAACATTCCATCGTCGTAGAAAAGGGACGGATCAAGGAAATTCGTCCGGCCGCTCCAGGAGATCCTTATCACTCCAAGGCTTGCATTCTACCCGGGCTCATCAACACACATACTCACCTTGCCTACACGGGCTTGCGGAATCTGTTTGACGATCTTTTGTTTTTTCCCTGGATCCGAAAATTGACAGAAATCAAATATAACGTCCTTACTGAAGAAGACTTTGTTTTATCCACGAAGCTGGGAATTGCGGAATGCATCCGGTCCGGCATTACAACTGTTGCCGATATGTCTGATGTTCCGTCATCGTTAGTCATTCTGTCGAACAGCCCCCTTCGAGGAATCTTCTACTGGGAAGTTTTTGGTGTTGAAAGGGAAGCAGCCGCGCAAACGTGGACCGGGCTCAAAGACAAATACAACGAATTGAAAACTCAATATTCTACGGAAAGATTGCGACTCGGGATTTCCCCGCATGCATGTTATACGGTGCGGCCGGAGCTGTATGGTCAGATTGCCGAATGGGCAATTGACGAACAATTGCCGGTCAGTTTTCATGTTGCCGAAAGCAAGGCGGAGGAGGATTTTATCTGCCGTCGCGAAGGTGTGATTGCCGAATTCTTGCGCGAACGGACCCGAGACTGGTCCTTTCTGGGAAGTAGCTCGATCCAGCACCTTGCCGGCACTCGCATTTTTCAAACAAAACCACTGGTCGCTCACGCGGTTCAGGCTTCGAAAAAGGACCTGGAGCTTCTAGCGGAAGCTGACGTTGCTGTTGCGCATTGCCCGAAATCGAATGCCAAGTTCGGCCATGGGATTGCTCCTGTTTATGAGATGCAAAGGAATGGAATTTGTGTTTCGCTTGGTACCGACAGCGCCGCCAGCAATAACCGTCTGGATCTTTTTGAAGAAGCCCGTTTTGCTTTGTTGCAACAGCGTGCGCGGTATCAACAACAGATTCTGTCCGAACAAAAGATGCTCGAAATGATGACCATCGATGGCGCCCGCGCGATGGGGATGTCAAAGGAGATTGGCTCGCTCGAATCCGGCAAGTTTGCCGATTTCATTCTGGTAAGGATTCCGGCTGACTACAGCTCGTCAAGCCAGGTTCTTAATCATCTCATCCACAACTGTTCCGCTTCCGACGTTCTGAGAACATTTATTCAAGGCGAGGAGCAGAAATATGAAGCACCTGATGTATCGTCGATATACAAGAAGGCGAAGTAGCGCGGGCGTCCCGGCTGAGCCCCGCAGGCGAGACACCCGCGCTACTTTGCTTACATCTGTCCCTTTTTAGCTACGTCTGTCGTACTAAATTCTGAGCATATAATGTTCGCGCTGGAGCCTGTTCTCTGTAAGGAATTCTGTGGCAAATACTTTGCATCGGTGGGAGAAGTGAAAGGAGTGTGGCTATGACTCTTTTACGAACTTTCTCATTGAGTGTGCTTTTGCTGATTGGGATGTTTGCTGTTCCGCAGGAATCGAATGCATCCAGTTCAGTTGGAATCTTTTTCGGATTTTCAAACTACCACCGGCCTTACTTCTATCGGCCCTATTACTATCATCGTCCGTATTACGGGGGGTTCTATCGACCCTACTATTACCCGTACGGCTATGGCTATGGTAATGGCTACGGTTACGGATACGGCTACCCCTATTCCTACTATCGCAGCTATTACATCGCCGAAGTCAGGACTGAGGTGAAACCGCAGAATGCCCGGGTTTATGTTGATGGAGATTATATTGGAGTTGCCGACGATTTTGATGGTTGGTGGCAGCGACTGGAATTGCCGCCAGGTAAACACCGGCTGGTTTTCCGGGCGCCTGGCTTTGAGCCATACGCGGTAAACATTCGACTTCTTCCAGGCCGGGATGCCCACATCAAATACGAAATGCAACCGGGTCAGGATCAGATGGCGGATCAGGATATGCGACTGCCACGCGAGGACTATGAGCGGCGCAATTACGATAGAGATCGCTACAACCACGACCGCAGAGATTATCGTAGGTCAGATCGATACCGTGACCGTGATGAGTACGACGATGACGATGATGATAACTGGGCCAAGGAACGTAAGCGAGACCGTAACCGCGATCGCGAAGACAAACCCTACTATGGGGAACAAAAACGCAGCGAATCGAGTCGTCGCAGTTTGATTCTGAACGTGGAACCATCCGACGCGACAGTCTACATTGATGGAAATTACTACGGTACCGCAAATGATAACGGCCGTGGAGAAATTGAAGTATTGCTCCCGGAAGGTGTTCATAGAGTTGAAGTGGTCCGGCCGGGCTATAGCGGTTTTAGTCAGGAAGTGACTGTTCTTAAAGAAGGAGAGAACAAGCTCACGATCAGGCTGGAGAAAAAGTAGGGGCGGCCCTTGTGGTCGCACTCTACAGGGCAGGCACAAGGCCTGCCCCTACTATGCGAGGCACAAGGCCTGCCCCTACCTACAAACGAGTAGTACAATAGCGCTTCATTATGAAAGCGCTGATCGTTGCGGGAGAATCCTCAGGCGATATTTACGGGGGAGGCCTGGCTTCCGTTCTTCGCGCGCGCTTTCCCAATCTGCACCTATCCGGGATGGGTGGCGACCGGATGGCGCAGGCCGGCGTTGAGCTCCTTTATCCTTGCAGCCAGGTCGCCGTCGTCGGGGTATTCGAAGTTTTTGCGAAGCTGAGGAACCTTCGCCAAGCTTACCGCCACTTGACCGCATGGGTCGATCAGAACTCTCCTGAATTTGCCGTTCTTATTGATTTCCCCGATTTTAACTTTCGCCTCGCAAAATTCCTCAAAAAGAAACGAATAAAAACATTCTACTTTATTAGTCCGCAGATCTGGGCGTGGAGAAAGAGACGGATTCATTTTTTGAAAGAGCACGTGGATCTGATGGTCTCGATTTTGCCATTTGAAAAAAAGATGTACGACACCGAAGGGATTCGATCCGTTTATGTCGGCCATCCGCTTGTAGAAATCGTACAGCGTGAACTTCAAAATCAAAACTTCCATTCGCGCGGCAGCAAACGACTGATAGGTCTCATGCCCGGTAGCCGTGAGACGGAAGTGAAACGGCATTTACCGATATTACTGGAAACTGCGAAGGTGGTCAGGAGCCACGCAGACGCGCTTTTGATCCGGGCGCCTTCTCTAGATTCCGGTCTGTATCAAACGCCGCCGGAAATTCGAGTGGTCACTGAAGACCGGTATGCAGCGATGAAAGCTTGCGACTTCTTAATCGTGGCCTCAGGGACGAGCACACTGGAAGCTGCAATTCTGGGCGTTCCATTCTTAATTGTTTACCGGGTCGGTTCCCTTTCGTGGCTTCTTGGAAAATGGCTGGTGCGCGTGCCTTATTACGGCCTGGTAAACTGGATCGCGCAAAAAAGAGTTATTCCCGAATTCATTCAAAACAACATGCGGCCGGATTTGCTTGCGCGAGAAACGCTTCTCTACTTATCTGATCAGCAGGCCGGGGATCGAATGAAGGATGATTTAGCGGCCGTCGTGGAAAGTCTCGGTCCACACGGGGCAATGGATCGCGCCGCTGATGCGATTGCATCGCTACTCTAACTCAATACCGATCTCTCTCCCGGTTTTATCGATTCCACCGGTGACCTGTTTAATGCAGCTCAAAAAGTAGAAGGGCTCGTTCCCCGAAAAAACGCTCCAGTCTTTGTTCTGTACCCGCTCGTGATATTGGCGAATCGCATTCTTTTGAAATTGGATCCGGAAAATGAATGGAGATTGACCTGCCGGTTTTTTCTCCAGAAATTCGGCCTGGTCGGGCGAAAACTGACCTCGCGCCAGTAAAAGCGAAACACCCTTTCTGCAAATGAATTCTTCCTGATGTGAGCTGTGCCGGAGGCATTGGATTCCATCCTGAGAAAATGATTCTGGAATTTCCGGATTGAAACTCGCCGCAACACTCTGTTCAAAATTTGCGGCTTCGACAGATTTGGTGAATGACAGCAAAACTGCAGACACCGGTTCTTCTGAAATGGACTGCAAAACGTAAGCGACGGAAGGATGGCCTATGAATCCCGGACTATTGGTCTGGATTCTCAACACGTCAGATTCGCTCTCGCGAATTTCCGGAACATGAGCCGGAACCGCCGGTAGATCGGAGATTTGAAGCCGGTAGACTTTTCCGTTTCCATGCAAAAGAGCACGGGCTTGCGGCTTTTGCAGCTGCGCAAAGAGAATGGTATCTTCCGGAATCGCTTCTACGGCGGATTTCGAAAGAGAATCGGGTCCATTTCCTTCAGAACTATAGGATTCTTTCAATCTCTGAAAACTATTTGAGGCATATGCCAGATTCTCCTGAACATAAATAAGGATCGTTGGAAAATTTGCGTCCTTTGTTTTCGATCGATAAAAAATCTTGTCACCGGAATCTATCTTTTCAATGTTTTTTGCGGAAGATAAGGCAAGGTTTAAGAGGAAATCGGATCCGGGCGCTATCCGCGCGACTGCAAGAAAATCAAAGGGTCTTTGTTTGGAAGGTAGGAGAGCTACAGCAAATTCATCTCCTACGATGTTTAGGATTGTTTTTTCAAGCATGCCGCCAAGAAGCGGATTTGGCTTTTCATTTTCGGACATGCCGGTGTCGAGCCAGTGCGCAAGGACTTGGGAGATGTCAGTGTCACGCAGCTGGTCATGCACTCGTTTGAGATCGTAAAGGTTCACGTAAAGAAGCGTATCTCTGGGAATTCTTTTCGTGACCGGACTATTCTTCTGGAAGTACAAAAAAAGAGCTTTCTTTTTTTCGTACTTTTGCCACCATTGATATCCGCGGTATCCAAGAAATGCAATGCACACCAGTGACACAAAAATAGCAAGGAGAGGAAGAACCCTGAGTTTCATTACAAAGTGCCAAAGTGATGAGTAATGAGCAATGAGTCCCTTAGGGGAGACTCATTACTCATCACTCATTGCTCATTACTGTCTTTAATGTTCTAGTTTTTGTCGAAAGTAAGCAATCGTCGAATCCAGACCTTCATCCAGTTTGACCTGGGGTGACCACTGAAGATACTGACGGGCCCGATCAATGTTGGGTTGACGCACTTTCGGATCATCCGCCGGAAGAGATTTAAAGACAATTTTAGAATGTGAACCGGTCTTCTTCAAAATCGTTTCTGCCATTTCCAGAATTGTCATCTCGTGCGGATTTCCCAAATTCACCGGCTGATTATGGCCGGAAATCATCAATCGATAGATTCCTTCTACAAGATCGGAAATATAACAGAAGCTGCGTGTCTGTTTGCCGTTCCCAAAAACCGTTAAATCCTCGCCACGCAAAGCCTGGCTGATGAAGGTTGGGATTGCGCGTCCGTCATTCAATCTCATGCGCGGGCCGTAGGTATTAAAGATTCGAACAATTTTCGTATCAATTTTATGATAGTAGTGATAAGCCATCGTCATTGCTTCAGCGAATCTTTTCGCTTCATCGTAAACGCCGCGTGGACCGATCGGGTTAACGTTTCCCCAGTATTCTTCACTCTGAGGATGAACGAGCGGGTCCCCATAAACTTCGGACGTGGATGCGAGAAGAAAGGTTGCTCTGTGGTCCTTGGCGAGTCCGAGTGCCTTGTGAGTGCCCAGGCTTCCCACTTTTAAAGTCTGGATCGGGTACTCATGATAATCGATCGGCGATGCAGGCGAGGCAAAATGCAAAATGTACCGCAACGGCTTGTCTACATAAATAAACTGAGTCACATCATGTTTGATAAACAGGAAGTCTTTATTGTAGATATGACTGATGTTGGAGATATCGCCGGTCAGCAAATTATCCATGCAAATGACCGCGTAACCCTTGTTCAGAAGATAGTCAGCCAGATGTGATCCGATGAACCCCGCGCCACCGGTGATGAGTATCCATTCCTTCATTAAAGCCTATTTCGGTAAATCGAGTGTTTTTTCGTTGTTGGACGGAGGCAGGTATTTCTTGATTTTTTGTTCGACCTGATTGTTGTACGTTTCACGGGATTGGCCGATCAATTCCCCGGCGGCTGTATCCGGAAGGTTCAGCAATTCCTTCGGCTCGCGCGCAGCTTCATATAAAGCGCGAACGTGATCACTGAGCGGCTCCTTTTCGATAAAGATGACCGCTTTTGGATAAAGCCGCGACATCTGAACGGGGAGGTTCAGATTGGTCGTGGGAATGCGCAACATCTGTTTCAAATTCAGGTCTATGGCTTTGACCATGACGGGATGCGAAAAAGACAGAAACGGCCATTCGTGAATGATCTCATCCGCATATTTTGAGGCGACATTGTCATAAATCGAATCCAGCAAAATCACTTTCACTTCGTCCACTGAATTGAAAGCTTTTGCCGCTGCAATCGCCCCCATTCCAACTCCCAGCACTGCAAACCGGTGAGATATTTGCTTGTATTTCACAAGCGCTTTGATCGCGGCTGCCACATCATCGGACTCTTTGAATCCGAGTGCGCTCTTCCCGCCGCTCAAACCGTGGCCGCGAAAATCAAAAAGAAAAATGTAATAACCCTGCTTATTCAAATCGGAGATCAGTCCTTCCAGTTTCAGGAGCGTTACCGACCGGTTTGTGCCGTATTTGTGGGCAATAATGACAGCGGGATACCCCGGCTTTCCCTGGATCAGCCAGCCATGCAGGTCTGTGCCGTCGTCTGCTTCAAAATTTATGTCATTTGAAGCGAGCAGTATATCTTTTGGATCATTGGATTCTTCTTCGTGGCCGGCCTGGATGAACTTGTTCAGATTTTTATACAGAAAATATTCGATGCCTCCTAAAACCACCAATGCTGCAACAAGAAAATATGCTGCCTTCTTCATCCTTTATTCTTCCAGATAATCTTGTTCTTCAACTGCCGCATTTAATATTTCTTGAAGACCCGGCGCTCCAGGCGTCTTCACCAGAATCTCATCTTTTTCCCATACTGCAAGTAGTGTTTTTACTTCAGACCAGTCTTCCCGTAGAGCCATTTGGGCCAGCTTATCAAGCAGTTTCCTTCTCAAGACGCGCTCAAGGTTTCTTGCGCCGTACTCATAATCGTAACCGATTTTGCACAATTCCAGCATCGCATGATCTTCGATTACCAACTCCTTTTTCTGACGCCTGAGCTGATCAAAGATGGAAATGAGCTTCATTGTAGCGATTTCCCGAACATGATCCAGATTGAGTGGGCTGAAAAATACGATTTCATCGATGCGGTTCAGGAACTCCGGTTGAAAAAATCTTTTGACTTCCTTAAGTAGATCGGAACGGGTCACGTGTGCTTCCACAGCGTCCGATCCGTACCCCAGCTTATTTTGCGCAAACAGATGTGTGCCGATATTGCTTGTCATTACAATGGTAGCGTTATCAAAGTACGCCACTTTTCCTTTTCCATCGGTTAATCTTCCCGCGTCAAAAACCTGGAGAAAAATATTCAAAAGCTGCGAGTCTGCTTTCTCAATTTCATCGAGCAGGATCAAGCTATACGGGTTGGTTCTGATCTTATCAACGAGCTGATTTTGATCGTAGTAGCCAACGTATCCCGGAGAGGTGCCGACCAGCCGTGAGGCGCTGTAGCGCTCCATGTATTCGGACATATCGATCCGGATGATTTTTTCTTCGGCTCCGAAAAGGAACTCTGCAATCGCTTTCGCCAGTTCTGTTTTTCCGACGCCGGTAGGACCCACGAAAAGAAATATGCCTTTGGGGCGCGACGGGTTCAAAGTCATGTGAAGCTTGGAAGTGCAAAGAACACTGGAAACTGTTCTGACCGCCTCGGCCTGTCCCACCACGCGCCGCGAAAGAAAGCCTTCCATCTTTCTGTAATGCGCTATCTCGGAAACGCTCATCCGGTTGAGCGGAACATTGCTGATTTCCGAGATCGTTTCCAGAACGCTTTCCGAAGTCACAACCGCAGTTTTTTCCTGAATGGAAATGCGGGCAGCAGACCTGTCGAGCAGATCCAGCGCTTTATCCGGTAACGCGCGGTCCCGAAGCAGGACTCGCACCCACATCAGCACCGTATCCAGCGATTCTTCCTGGATGAGAACCTTGTGGTAGTTTTCCAGATGCGATCTGTAGTCGCGAAGGATTTTCATCAAAGTATCGTCGTCCGGTTCCTCCAGCTTGATTGTTTGGAAGCAACGCAGGAACGAAGTATCTTTCTCAACCGAATTCCTGAACTCTTCGAAGTTGGTTGCGCCGATGATTTGAATTTCATCATTGGTCAGGGACGGTTTTAGAAAATGAGACGCTTCGGTTGAGCTGGTTTTTCCGCTGCCTCCCGAAACAATCTGATGGATATCATCAACGAAGAGAATGCAATTCAATCGTTTGATTTCTTTAATGAGCTGCATCAATCTTTCTTCAAACTGTCCTCGGAATTTTGCTCCCGCGAGCAGCGATCCCATGTTGAGACGGATAATCTTTTTATTCTGCAACCGGGGACTCACTTTGCCTGAAACGATCCGGTAGGCAAGTTCGTAAACGAGTGCCGTCTTGCCGACGCCTGGATCTCCGATTACGAGAACATTCTTTTTACTCTGGCAGGCGAGTATTTCCTCGATCTGAAGAATCTCTTTATCGCGTCCGATTACCTGCGGAAAGCGGCCAAGCTCCGCATCGAGCGTTAAGTCCTGGAGGCAGGTCTGAAGAGTGAACTTGTCCTCTTTATCTTCTTCTTTCTTGGCTTCTGCTACTTTTGATTTTGGCAGCCGGTCTTCTACCTTCTTGACCTTATTCGTGATGACAATTTTGTTGTCGCTAAACTCCATCGATCTTTCGTAGAGACTTAAAGCGCGGTCCCATTCACCGAGTTGATAATAAAAATCGCCCAGGAGTTCATAGGTTTTTGCCTGATCAGGTTTGATCCTGTTGAATTGATTCAACAAGTGGATTGCAGTGGAATAGGACTTCACGCGAGCATGACTCAGCGCGAGATTGTAATAAAGCTGGGGCATGGAGCTCTTGATCTTCAGCGCCCGCTCAAATTCCGTAATCGCTTCCGGATACCTTTTTGCTTTGTAATGATTGCACGCCAGAAAACAATGCGCAGAGTAGGCCCGGTTTTCGAATACTTTTCTGCGTGATTCCGGAACGTCTGCAAGGATTTTCAGAACAATTTCATAACGACCCTGATCCATCAGAGCATCGATAATCGAGAGAAAAGAATTATGCGTAGAGTCGATGCTTATATGATTTCCCGCAGAATCGGCATACAGGAACGTTCCCGAACGGCAACAGAGCAACCAAGACGCAATCGTTCCTTTTACGAGGAAAAAAGGAAAGAGATCGTACACCCTGGTCGGATGAATGAGGGTTACATGTTGAGAGGAATCGACGGTTAACTTCGAATGAATCCCGAGTGTGATCTGGATGAAGTCTGACAGCATTTGCGAAAAGGGCGTTTCCGGCACACCACTTTTCTGCGTTTTTAAAAGGGCCTTGTACGCTTGTAAAAATGCTTCGTCATCGTTGAGGTGTTCTTCCAGGCCGGCAACCCTTCGGTCCTGGATTGACAGGAGGATCAAGCCATGGATTCGCGCAAGCGAATCAAGATACTTGGCTGAATTTGATGGAACCTGGAAGAAAGAGAGAACGGGAACAAACTCCGCAGGAGCAACGTTC belongs to bacterium and includes:
- a CDS encoding serine hydroxymethyltransferase encodes the protein MSSSPLWSTDPRIAEAILNETVRQADGLELIASENFVSDAVLEALGSVFTNKYAEGYPGRRYYGGCQFVDVVEQLAIDRAKQLFKADHANVQPHSGTQANIAAYMAVMKPGDTLMGMELTQGGHLSHGHPLNFSGLYFKVVSYGVTRETERIDFHQVEQVAREHRPKVIMTGASAYSRVIEFDRFKKIADEVGAVLMADIAHIAGLVVTGLHPSPVPHADIVTTTTHKTLRGPRGGMILCKEAWAKNIDKVLFPGGQGGPLVHVIAAKAVSFLEALQPSFAEYQKDIISNAKVLAESLAAEGLRIVTGGTDNHLFLLDLTPVNLTGKEAEKILGDVDITVNKNTIPYDTKSPMISSGIRIGTPALTTRRMGTEQMQKIARLIAGALKNRDNESIKTEIRQEVKKLCYDFPLYANRIGK
- the rpiB gene encoding ribose 5-phosphate isomerase B, which produces MKIAIASDHGGYQLKERIKIILQSLGVDYHDFGTSSTDSVDYPDYAALVAKEVQSGNRGILCCGTGIGMSITANKFKGVRAALCHDVFTAQMSRQHNDANILILGGRVKHSPEEVEAMIQIWLQTEYEGGRHQKRLEKIARWEGME
- a CDS encoding GatB/YqeY domain-containing protein; protein product: MLEKLQQQLKESMKSKDEIRTSVLRMLISEFKYAQIEKRGALDEAESTQVVKRAIKKRKEAIEMYEKGGRADLASKESAELKILQEFVPAEMDEATIRQKVDEVIAELGAKDKKDMGRVIKEVLARYKGLIDGKVAQKIIGEKLGG
- a CDS encoding secondary thiamine-phosphate synthase enzyme YjbQ; protein product: MLTTQGLSVKAHTLKLLTDKKVELYNITQKVKDFVKSTSIRDGFLLITSLHTTTALFVNEVQSALLDDIKTILHDWVRDDKGWKHNSPEYSDCERHNAGSHLRAILLGHSQTVLVQDGEPALGEWQSIIFAELDGPREREIRLQVIGI
- a CDS encoding amidohydrolase family protein, which translates into the protein MIFAADWVFPVTSSPLSKHSIVVEKGRIKEIRPAAPGDPYHSKACILPGLINTHTHLAYTGLRNLFDDLLFFPWIRKLTEIKYNVLTEEDFVLSTKLGIAECIRSGITTVADMSDVPSSLVILSNSPLRGIFYWEVFGVEREAAAQTWTGLKDKYNELKTQYSTERLRLGISPHACYTVRPELYGQIAEWAIDEQLPVSFHVAESKAEEDFICRREGVIAEFLRERTRDWSFLGSSSIQHLAGTRIFQTKPLVAHAVQASKKDLELLAEADVAVAHCPKSNAKFGHGIAPVYEMQRNGICVSLGTDSAASNNRLDLFEEARFALLQQRARYQQQILSEQKMLEMMTIDGARAMGMSKEIGSLESGKFADFILVRIPADYSSSSQVLNHLIHNCSASDVLRTFIQGEEQKYEAPDVSSIYKKAK
- a CDS encoding PEGA domain-containing protein, coding for MTLLRTFSLSVLLLIGMFAVPQESNASSSVGIFFGFSNYHRPYFYRPYYYHRPYYGGFYRPYYYPYGYGYGNGYGYGYGYPYSYYRSYYIAEVRTEVKPQNARVYVDGDYIGVADDFDGWWQRLELPPGKHRLVFRAPGFEPYAVNIRLLPGRDAHIKYEMQPGQDQMADQDMRLPREDYERRNYDRDRYNHDRRDYRRSDRYRDRDEYDDDDDDNWAKERKRDRNRDREDKPYYGEQKRSESSRRSLILNVEPSDATVYIDGNYYGTANDNGRGEIEVLLPEGVHRVEVVRPGYSGFSQEVTVLKEGENKLTIRLEKK
- the lpxB gene encoding lipid-A-disaccharide synthase — translated: MKALIVAGESSGDIYGGGLASVLRARFPNLHLSGMGGDRMAQAGVELLYPCSQVAVVGVFEVFAKLRNLRQAYRHLTAWVDQNSPEFAVLIDFPDFNFRLAKFLKKKRIKTFYFISPQIWAWRKRRIHFLKEHVDLMVSILPFEKKMYDTEGIRSVYVGHPLVEIVQRELQNQNFHSRGSKRLIGLMPGSRETEVKRHLPILLETAKVVRSHADALLIRAPSLDSGLYQTPPEIRVVTEDRYAAMKACDFLIVASGTSTLEAAILGVPFLIVYRVGSLSWLLGKWLVRVPYYGLVNWIAQKRVIPEFIQNNMRPDLLARETLLYLSDQQAGDRMKDDLAAVVESLGPHGAMDRAADAIASLL
- a CDS encoding DUF3352 domain-containing protein, coding for MKLRVLPLLAIFVSLVCIAFLGYRGYQWWQKYEKKKALFLYFQKNSPVTKRIPRDTLLYVNLYDLKRVHDQLRDTDISQVLAHWLDTGMSENEKPNPLLGGMLEKTILNIVGDEFAVALLPSKQRPFDFLAVARIAPGSDFLLNLALSSAKNIEKIDSGDKIFYRSKTKDANFPTILIYVQENLAYASNSFQRLKESYSSEGNGPDSLSKSAVEAIPEDTILFAQLQKPQARALLHGNGKVYRLQISDLPAVPAHVPEIRESESDVLRIQTNSPGFIGHPSVAYVLQSISEEPVSAVLLSFTKSVEAANFEQSVAASFNPEIPESFSQDGIQCLRHSSHQEEFICRKGVSLLLARGQFSPDQAEFLEKKPAGQSPFIFRIQFQKNAIRQYHERVQNKDWSVFSGNEPFYFLSCIKQVTGGIDKTGREIGIELE
- a CDS encoding SDR family oxidoreductase; this translates as MKEWILITGGAGFIGSHLADYLLNKGYAVICMDNLLTGDISNISHIYNKDFLFIKHDVTQFIYVDKPLRYILHFASPASPIDYHEYPIQTLKVGSLGTHKALGLAKDHRATFLLASTSEVYGDPLVHPQSEEYWGNVNPIGPRGVYDEAKRFAEAMTMAYHYYHKIDTKIVRIFNTYGPRMRLNDGRAIPTFISQALRGEDLTVFGNGKQTRSFCYISDLVEGIYRLMISGHNQPVNLGNPHEMTILEMAETILKKTGSHSKIVFKSLPADDPKVRQPNIDRARQYLQWSPQVKLDEGLDSTIAYFRQKLEH